The following proteins are encoded in a genomic region of Thermococcus pacificus:
- the thpR gene encoding RNA 2',3'-cyclic phosphodiesterase gives MRAFIAVEVSDEVRDNLLKAQERIGSKAAKIKFVERENFHVTLKFLGEIDEATAEEVKKSLEEIAKKHKKHRVRVRGIGVFPNPNYVRVIWAGIENDEGIKAIAADVEREMRRLGFKKEKDFVAHITIGRVKFVKDKLELAMALKDLANEEFGEFEVNAIELKKSTLTPKGPIYETVARFELAE, from the coding sequence ATGAGGGCGTTCATAGCGGTAGAGGTCAGCGACGAAGTTAGGGACAATCTCTTGAAGGCCCAGGAGAGGATAGGGAGCAAAGCGGCAAAGATAAAGTTCGTCGAGCGCGAAAACTTTCACGTAACGCTGAAGTTCCTCGGCGAGATTGACGAAGCAACAGCTGAGGAAGTCAAGAAGTCCCTGGAGGAGATAGCCAAGAAGCACAAAAAGCACCGCGTTAGAGTTAGGGGCATCGGCGTCTTCCCGAATCCCAACTACGTGAGGGTAATCTGGGCCGGCATAGAGAACGACGAGGGCATAAAGGCGATAGCGGCCGATGTGGAGAGGGAGATGCGTCGCTTGGGCTTCAAGAAGGAAAAAGACTTCGTTGCCCACATAACCATTGGCCGCGTCAAGTTCGTGAAGGATAAGCTTGAGCTGGCGATGGCGCTGAAAGACCTTGCCAACGAGGAATTTGGGGAGTTCGAGGTCAACGCGATAGAGCTCAAGAAGAGCACGCTGACTCCGAAGGGACCGATCTACGAGACGGTGGCGAGGTTCGAGCTGGCGGAATGA
- a CDS encoding sugar phosphate nucleotidyltransferase, producing MKVLIMAGGYATRLWPITKDNPKALLPLGEKTILDYIMEKVNELGLDAYISTNRFFEAHFKPYAEKYGVGLIVEDTLHEEEKLGTIGAMKRAVEELGLDDYLIIAGDNLFSFSLSDFLRAYDGRTLIAVYDVGDPELAKRYGVVVLEGDKVISFQEKPVQPQSTLISTGVYVFPKAVMERVDEYLSNGNRDSPGYFLQWLLEKGEPIKAYRFSDYWYDIGSADSYLEALKTLLKESHIEEIQISPYSKIIPPVVIRRGAKILGRSIIGPYAYIGEDCVIENSDVSDSIIFRRTIIRNSTIWRSIIDEKCEIRNLELRKSLVGGHAKIQRGE from the coding sequence ATGAAAGTTCTCATAATGGCCGGCGGCTACGCGACGAGGCTCTGGCCCATAACGAAGGACAATCCCAAGGCCCTGCTTCCCCTCGGCGAGAAGACGATACTCGATTACATCATGGAGAAGGTAAACGAACTGGGCTTGGATGCTTACATCTCGACCAACAGGTTCTTCGAGGCCCACTTCAAACCCTACGCGGAGAAGTACGGGGTTGGGCTGATAGTCGAGGACACCCTCCACGAGGAGGAGAAGCTCGGCACTATCGGGGCGATGAAGAGGGCCGTTGAGGAGCTCGGCCTCGACGACTACCTCATCATAGCGGGCGACAATCTCTTCTCCTTCTCGCTCTCGGACTTCCTGCGCGCCTATGACGGGAGGACCCTCATAGCGGTTTACGACGTCGGCGACCCGGAACTTGCCAAACGCTACGGTGTGGTCGTCCTTGAGGGTGACAAAGTTATCTCCTTCCAGGAGAAGCCTGTTCAGCCCCAGTCAACGCTCATAAGTACCGGCGTTTACGTGTTCCCAAAGGCCGTGATGGAACGCGTAGACGAGTATCTCTCCAATGGCAACAGGGATTCGCCGGGCTACTTCCTCCAGTGGCTTTTGGAGAAGGGGGAGCCGATAAAGGCCTACCGCTTCTCCGATTACTGGTACGACATAGGGAGCGCTGACAGCTACCTCGAGGCCCTGAAGACCCTCCTTAAGGAGAGTCACATCGAGGAGATTCAAATAAGTCCCTACTCCAAGATAATCCCACCGGTGGTCATCAGGAGGGGCGCCAAGATCCTCGGCCGCTCGATAATCGGGCCATACGCCTACATAGGCGAGGACTGCGTGATAGAGAACTCCGACGTCAGCGACTCGATAATCTTCAGGAGAACCATCATCAGAAACTCGACTATATGGCGCTCCATCATAGATGAGAAGTGCGAGATACGGAACCTGGAGCTGAGGAAGAGCCTCGTCGGCGGGCACGCGAAGATACAGAGAGGAGAATGA
- a CDS encoding glycine zipper family protein: MKWKPLFAVLLGLLMIGMAAGSAAAMPSPSQNSHTKAVVMKEFPTKLLVDTPTRQTFVFGDLLVDYRTNGIEAKIIITNTTTGEIIDVVHLTSTKINDSYILTMEDTSGTTYSIRTPINMIDPGLKTKQLISKPGINKESSNIMTLTTQQHYWWDGVYFVKGYMIRYPHPDYEYYGIEPWDTASIKGNKLTHLHFSWAKSKFLLDAGPTALGAAIGAYFANVPGAVIGAITGLAAGITFGNYLLDEHGCLWVWFAWKWEYHWRWIPPGYEYGPVLKYLRIASYTLKNDYHLSNP, translated from the coding sequence TTGAAGTGGAAGCCTTTGTTCGCAGTCCTGCTGGGACTGCTGATGATCGGAATGGCAGCGGGAAGCGCAGCAGCGATGCCGAGTCCCTCCCAAAATTCCCACACAAAAGCAGTGGTTATGAAGGAGTTCCCAACTAAACTCTTGGTGGATACCCCCACGAGACAGACCTTTGTTTTTGGAGACCTTTTAGTAGACTATAGGACCAATGGCATAGAAGCAAAAATAATTATCACAAACACAACTACAGGTGAGATAATTGACGTTGTCCACCTAACGTCCACCAAGATAAATGATTCATACATACTGACCATGGAAGATACTTCCGGGACCACATACTCTATAAGAACCCCAATAAACATGATAGATCCAGGCTTGAAAACAAAGCAGTTAATATCAAAGCCAGGGATTAACAAGGAGTCAAGTAACATTATGACCTTAACCACACAGCAACATTACTGGTGGGACGGAGTGTACTTTGTCAAAGGCTACATGATACGGTACCCGCATCCAGATTATGAGTACTATGGAATAGAACCATGGGATACTGCTTCAATAAAAGGCAATAAGCTCACGCACTTACACTTCTCCTGGGCGAAATCAAAGTTTCTCCTAGACGCTGGACCAACTGCACTAGGTGCTGCTATAGGTGCTTACTTCGCCAACGTGCCAGGCGCTGTTATTGGAGCCATAACTGGCCTGGCAGCAGGGATAACATTTGGAAACTACCTTTTGGATGAGCATGGCTGCTTATGGGTATGGTTCGCTTGGAAATGGGAATATCACTGGCGCTGGATACCTCCGGGGTATGAATACGGACCTGTTTTAAAATATCTAAGGATAGCCAGCTACACACTTAAAAATGACTACCACCTATCAAATCCCTGA
- a CDS encoding phosphoribosyltransferase → MDKVYLTWWQVDRAIFALADELRKNFMPDVIVGVARGGLIPAVRLSHILGDVEVKVIDVKFYKGIDERMEKPVITIPLHGEFKGKKVVIVDDVSDTGKTLEVVIDEVKKAGASEVKVVCLSMKPWTKVVPDFYVFRTDKWVVFPWEEFPVVVRE, encoded by the coding sequence ATGGACAAGGTCTATCTCACCTGGTGGCAGGTTGACAGGGCGATATTTGCATTGGCTGATGAACTGAGGAAAAATTTCATGCCGGATGTGATAGTCGGAGTTGCGAGGGGCGGACTCATTCCAGCCGTGAGGCTCAGCCACATCCTCGGCGACGTTGAGGTCAAGGTCATCGATGTCAAGTTCTACAAGGGGATTGACGAGAGAATGGAGAAGCCCGTGATAACCATACCCCTCCACGGCGAGTTCAAGGGCAAGAAGGTGGTAATCGTCGACGACGTCAGCGACACGGGGAAGACGCTTGAGGTCGTCATCGACGAGGTTAAAAAAGCTGGAGCGAGCGAGGTTAAGGTCGTCTGCCTCAGCATGAAGCCCTGGACGAAGGTCGTGCCGGACTTCTACGTCTTCAGAACCGACAAGTGGGTCGTCTTCCCCTGGGAGGAGTTCCCGGTCGTCGTGAGGGAGTGA
- a CDS encoding adenosylcobalamin-dependent ribonucleoside-diphosphate reductase has protein sequence MPVEKVMKRDGRIVPFDKERIRWAIQRAMLEVGVHDDKLLNKVVRRVVRRVNELYDGQVPNIENIQDIVELELMRAGLFDVAKAYILYRKRKAEIREEKKKILNKDKLDEIDKRFSINALRVLASRYLIKNEKGEIIESPRELFERVAVLAVIPDLLYDERVFDKNGGHAANPKGIEKYLSKLDEYDGKLSIGRFKLNKWHFERLLNLYRELAEKGQMKVSIDEIVEMLENGAFDKYEDEIEEYFRLMTGQIFMPNTPALINSGRPLGMLSACFVVPIEDDMESIMKAAHDVAMIQKMGGGTGLNFSKLRPEGDLVGTTTGAASGPVSFMHLIDAVSDVIKQGGVRRGANMGILEVWHPDIEKFVHAKERNTGTNVLSNFNISVGLWEDFWEALKEGKRYPLVNPRTGEKVKEIDPKSLFEELAYMAWAKADPGVVFFDVINRRNVLQSAKNEPIRATNPCGEEPLYDYESCNLASINLAKFVKYDDEGKPYFDWDEYAYVIQKVAKYLDNAIDVNKFPLPEIDRNTKLTRRIGVGMMGLADALFKLGIPYNSKEGFEFMRKATEYLTFYAYRQSVETAKKRGPFPLYEKTKYKDGELPVEGFYHREIWNLPWDELAEDIKRYGVRNGMVTTCPPTGSVSMIADTSSGIEPIFALVYKKSVTVGEFYYVDPVFEAELKRRGLYNDEILKKISDNYGSVQGLEEIPEELQRVFVTSMDIHWLDHLLAQANIQLWLTDSASKTINMPNDATVEDVKAAYLLAYKLGCKGVTVYRDGSLSVQVYSVEGEKRKRVPAKPSKYAIEKLKAVVEAEPWLARFINVEAILNGTNGKKESQPRGLTFPVSHISAPKPAHEHPHHAEKPEIPEEKIRELLGVAYCPVCYEKDGELVELRMESGCATCPRCGWSKCVIS, from the coding sequence ATGCCTGTTGAAAAAGTGATGAAAAGAGACGGTAGAATCGTGCCATTCGATAAAGAGCGTATAAGGTGGGCTATCCAAAGGGCAATGCTTGAAGTTGGAGTCCACGATGACAAGCTTCTCAACAAGGTCGTCAGGCGCGTCGTCAGAAGGGTAAACGAACTCTACGACGGCCAGGTGCCAAACATTGAGAACATCCAGGACATAGTTGAGCTCGAACTCATGAGGGCGGGCCTTTTCGATGTGGCAAAAGCCTACATCCTCTACCGTAAGAGGAAGGCAGAGATAAGGGAGGAAAAGAAGAAGATCCTCAACAAGGACAAGCTCGACGAGATAGACAAGCGCTTCTCAATCAACGCCCTCCGCGTCCTCGCTTCCCGCTACCTGATAAAGAACGAGAAGGGAGAGATCATCGAGAGCCCCAGGGAGCTTTTTGAGAGGGTTGCAGTTCTGGCGGTCATCCCAGATCTACTCTACGACGAGAGGGTCTTCGACAAAAACGGCGGGCATGCTGCCAATCCAAAGGGCATCGAGAAGTACCTCTCAAAGCTCGACGAGTACGACGGAAAGCTCTCTATTGGGCGCTTCAAGCTCAACAAGTGGCATTTCGAGAGGCTCCTGAACCTCTACCGCGAGCTGGCAGAGAAGGGCCAGATGAAGGTTTCAATCGATGAAATCGTCGAGATGCTGGAAAACGGGGCCTTTGACAAATATGAGGACGAGATAGAGGAGTACTTCAGGCTCATGACCGGCCAGATCTTCATGCCCAACACGCCGGCACTCATAAACTCCGGAAGGCCCCTTGGAATGCTCTCAGCCTGCTTCGTCGTGCCAATAGAGGACGACATGGAGAGCATCATGAAGGCGGCCCATGATGTCGCCATGATACAGAAAATGGGTGGCGGAACTGGTTTGAACTTCTCAAAGCTCCGCCCAGAGGGTGACCTCGTCGGGACCACAACGGGAGCGGCGAGCGGGCCCGTCTCGTTCATGCACCTTATTGATGCCGTCAGTGACGTCATAAAGCAGGGCGGCGTGAGGCGTGGAGCCAACATGGGAATCTTGGAGGTCTGGCACCCCGACATAGAGAAGTTCGTTCACGCCAAGGAGCGGAACACCGGAACGAACGTGCTCAGCAACTTCAACATAAGCGTCGGCCTCTGGGAGGACTTCTGGGAGGCCCTGAAGGAGGGCAAGCGCTACCCCCTCGTGAACCCGCGCACGGGCGAGAAGGTCAAGGAGATAGACCCCAAGAGCCTCTTTGAGGAACTTGCCTACATGGCCTGGGCCAAGGCTGACCCCGGTGTTGTGTTCTTCGATGTTATCAACAGAAGGAACGTGTTACAAAGTGCTAAGAATGAGCCAATTCGTGCTACTAATCCATGCGGGGAGGAGCCTCTTTACGACTACGAATCCTGTAACCTCGCCTCGATAAACCTAGCTAAGTTCGTGAAGTATGACGACGAAGGAAAGCCATACTTTGACTGGGACGAGTACGCCTACGTGATACAGAAGGTGGCCAAGTACCTCGACAACGCCATCGATGTAAACAAGTTCCCGCTGCCGGAGATAGACCGCAACACGAAACTCACCAGGAGGATAGGCGTCGGGATGATGGGTTTGGCGGATGCCCTCTTCAAGCTCGGAATCCCCTACAACAGCAAGGAAGGCTTTGAGTTCATGCGCAAGGCCACCGAGTACCTCACGTTCTACGCCTACAGGCAGAGTGTTGAAACCGCCAAAAAACGCGGCCCGTTCCCGCTCTACGAGAAGACCAAATACAAGGACGGCGAACTGCCCGTCGAGGGCTTCTACCACCGCGAAATATGGAACCTGCCGTGGGACGAACTTGCAGAGGACATCAAGCGCTATGGCGTCAGAAATGGAATGGTCACGACCTGCCCGCCGACCGGAAGCGTTTCAATGATAGCAGACACCTCAAGCGGAATAGAGCCGATATTCGCGCTCGTCTACAAGAAGAGCGTAACGGTTGGTGAGTTCTACTACGTTGACCCCGTCTTCGAGGCCGAACTGAAGAGGCGCGGTCTCTACAACGATGAGATACTGAAGAAGATAAGCGACAACTACGGCTCAGTCCAGGGACTTGAGGAGATCCCCGAGGAGCTGCAGCGCGTTTTCGTAACCTCGATGGACATCCACTGGCTTGACCACCTCCTGGCACAGGCCAACATCCAGCTCTGGCTCACTGACAGCGCGAGCAAGACCATAAACATGCCTAACGACGCCACTGTCGAGGACGTTAAGGCCGCTTACCTCCTCGCCTACAAGCTCGGTTGCAAGGGTGTAACGGTTTACCGCGACGGCTCGCTTTCGGTCCAGGTATACAGCGTCGAGGGCGAGAAGAGGAAGCGCGTTCCGGCGAAGCCGAGCAAATACGCGATTGAGAAGCTCAAGGCGGTTGTCGAAGCCGAGCCGTGGCTGGCGCGCTTCATCAACGTCGAGGCCATACTCAACGGTACCAACGGGAAGAAGGAGTCCCAGCCGCGAGGTCTAACCTTTCCCGTCTCCCATATCTCGGCTCCAAAACCGGCCCACGAGCACCCGCACCATGCTGAAAAGCCAGAGATACCTGAGGAGAAGATACGGGAACTCTTAGGCGTTGCATACTGCCCCGTCTGCTACGAGAAGGACGGCGAGCTTGTGGAGCTCAGGATGGAGAGCGGCTGTGCAACCTGTCCGAGGTGTGGATGGAGCAAGTGCGTCATAAGCTAA
- a CDS encoding HAD-IIA family hydrolase, with amino-acid sequence MSGGIGLIFDMDGVLYRGNKPVEGAGELINFLKEWGIPFIFLTNNSTRDPSMYREKLLSMGIDVSEERIVTSGLATRLYMEKHFEPGRIFVIGGDGLLKEMERLGWGVVGVEEAGNGGWKEVKYVVVGLDPYLTYEKLKYATLAIRNGARFIGTNPDTTYPAEEGLYPGAGAIIAALKASTDVEPLIIGKPNEPAYEVAREKLDGVEEIWMVGDRLDTDIAFAKRFGMKAIMVLTGVSGLEDIEKSGIRPDIVLPSVKELIEYLKVKLEEEG; translated from the coding sequence ATGAGTGGAGGGATCGGTCTCATTTTCGACATGGACGGTGTGCTCTACCGAGGGAACAAACCGGTGGAAGGAGCGGGGGAGCTGATAAACTTCCTGAAGGAGTGGGGGATTCCATTCATATTTCTCACCAACAACTCCACCAGAGACCCCTCAATGTACCGCGAGAAGCTTCTCTCGATGGGCATAGACGTTTCTGAAGAGAGAATCGTCACGTCGGGCCTTGCGACGAGGCTCTACATGGAGAAGCACTTCGAACCCGGAAGGATCTTCGTCATCGGCGGCGATGGCCTGCTGAAGGAGATGGAACGCCTCGGCTGGGGCGTTGTAGGCGTTGAAGAGGCCGGAAACGGCGGGTGGAAGGAGGTCAAATACGTCGTCGTCGGCCTCGACCCCTATTTAACCTACGAGAAGCTCAAGTACGCCACACTGGCGATAAGGAACGGGGCGCGCTTTATAGGCACGAACCCGGACACGACGTATCCAGCTGAGGAAGGCCTCTACCCCGGCGCAGGTGCAATAATAGCCGCGCTGAAGGCATCAACGGACGTCGAGCCCCTTATAATAGGCAAGCCCAATGAACCAGCTTACGAGGTCGCTAGGGAGAAGCTCGATGGGGTTGAAGAGATCTGGATGGTTGGAGACAGGCTTGACACCGACATAGCCTTCGCGAAGCGCTTTGGGATGAAGGCGATAATGGTCCTGACGGGCGTAAGCGGCCTCGAAGACATTGAGAAGAGTGGAATAAGGCCGGACATAGTCCTGCCGAGCGTTAAGGAACTCATTGAGTACCTCAAAGTCAAGCTGGAGGAGGAAGGATGA
- a CDS encoding NAD-dependent epimerase/dehydratase family protein: MRVLVTGGAGFIGSHLVDALMESRNEVRVLDDLSAGSLDNIKRWLDNERFEFIKGDMRNPEIVERAVEGVDVVFHLAANPEVRIGAQSPELLYETNVLITYNLLNAMRDSDVEYLVFTSSSTVYGDAEVIPTLEDYAPLEPISVYGGAKLAAEALISGYAHTFGFRALIFRLANIIGERSNHGVIYDFINKLKKNPDELEILGDGTQRKSYLHVSDTVEGMLHIFEHFRKESKTVDFYNMGNDDWITVKEIAEIVSEEMGLNPRFRFTGGVDGGRGWKGDVKFMRLSIEKAKKTGWRPKMNSYEAVRRTVRELLGTA, from the coding sequence ATGAGAGTTCTCGTTACGGGCGGTGCCGGCTTCATAGGTTCACACCTTGTTGACGCGCTGATGGAATCCAGAAACGAAGTCAGGGTTCTCGACGACCTGAGCGCCGGAAGCCTCGACAACATCAAGCGCTGGCTCGACAACGAGCGCTTCGAGTTCATAAAGGGCGACATGAGAAACCCTGAGATCGTTGAAAGGGCCGTTGAGGGCGTTGACGTCGTCTTCCACCTCGCGGCAAACCCGGAAGTTAGAATCGGCGCCCAGAGCCCCGAACTGCTCTACGAGACCAACGTCCTCATAACCTACAACCTGCTCAACGCGATGAGGGATTCAGACGTTGAGTACCTCGTCTTCACGAGCTCTTCAACCGTCTACGGTGATGCCGAAGTAATCCCCACCCTTGAAGACTACGCCCCGCTAGAGCCGATAAGCGTCTACGGCGGAGCGAAGCTCGCGGCTGAGGCCCTGATAAGCGGCTACGCCCACACCTTCGGCTTCAGGGCTTTAATCTTCCGTCTGGCCAATATCATAGGCGAGCGCTCCAACCACGGCGTCATCTACGACTTCATCAACAAGCTGAAAAAGAACCCGGACGAGCTGGAGATACTCGGTGATGGAACCCAGAGGAAGAGCTATCTCCACGTGAGCGACACGGTTGAGGGCATGCTTCACATCTTCGAGCACTTCAGGAAGGAAAGCAAAACCGTCGACTTCTACAACATGGGCAACGACGACTGGATAACGGTGAAGGAGATAGCGGAGATAGTGAGTGAGGAGATGGGCTTGAATCCAAGGTTCCGCTTCACTGGCGGTGTCGATGGCGGTCGCGGCTGGAAGGGGGATGTCAAGTTCATGCGCCTGAGCATAGAGAAGGCCAAGAAGACCGGCTGGAGGCCAAAGATGAACAGCTACGAGGCCGTCAGGAGAACCGTTAGGGAGCTCCTCGGGACGGCTTGA
- a CDS encoding rubrerythrin family protein, which yields MNLNELLERLVHQENELYNLHKLGETFATFERPELAEVFQLIAEEELRHRKTLEDMLSGKTLEGTAVIDYLDSLSLEPMLDDARAEPESLEELVIEALIREKHAYELYMKLATILDGSLAQIFKMMGGEELKHAYRLKLVYEGL from the coding sequence ATGAACCTCAATGAACTGCTTGAGAGACTCGTTCACCAGGAGAACGAGCTCTACAACCTCCACAAGCTTGGAGAGACCTTCGCAACCTTCGAGAGACCGGAGCTGGCCGAGGTCTTCCAGCTGATAGCCGAGGAAGAGCTCAGGCACAGGAAGACTCTAGAGGACATGCTCTCGGGCAAAACCCTCGAGGGGACGGCGGTTATAGACTACCTCGACTCCCTGTCCCTTGAGCCGATGCTGGACGACGCCAGGGCCGAGCCGGAGAGCCTGGAGGAGCTGGTCATAGAGGCTTTGATACGGGAGAAGCACGCTTACGAGCTGTATATGAAGCTTGCCACGATCCTGGACGGATCTTTGGCTCAGATATTCAAAATGATGGGTGGAGAAGAGCTCAAGCACGCATACAGACTCAAGCTGGTCTACGAGGGCCTCTGA